The following are encoded together in the Leucoraja erinacea ecotype New England chromosome 13, Leri_hhj_1, whole genome shotgun sequence genome:
- the LOC129703069 gene encoding LOW QUALITY PROTEIN: lipase member H-like (The sequence of the model RefSeq protein was modified relative to this genomic sequence to represent the inferred CDS: deleted 1 base in 1 codon): MVRWLSVLLLLLLLLCTKAVTSAEPECHNFTKLPFTDTIIGTPLVVRLLLYTSKNTTCGQLINATHTRPLDVKKKTIFVIHGYRPFGSPPNWLAMVIETILDVDDVNLIIVDWNRGATTMVYSAAVANTKKVAAILEPVIHNILHNGGSLDLIHMIGVSLGAHISGFVGSRFDGKIGRITGLDPAGPLFTGKGVDDRLDPADAQLVDVLHTDIDALGYREFLGHIDYYANGGADQPGCPATILGGKRYMVCDHQRSVYLYVNSMNISRNITVYPCGSYAEFLDARCTRRDGTYPIFGYHLEKWRNSSSVMKFPNKVFFQTSPDEPFYMFYYLLDIVSWNKNPRKGYITIGLTGRDGTVVKSETNHHGKSFERFRETTLLVSVDKDPGDVTGISLTYSSSTLVEHKLTLGLLRVRLRSLTHPQRPHLCRYDVALERDEEVRVELFPCQQQEM, from the exons ATGGTGCGGTGGTTGtcagtgctgctgctgctgctgctgctgctgtgtacCAAGGCTGTCACCTCAG CGGAGCCAGAATGCCACAACTTCACCAAGCTGCCGTTCACGGACACCATCATCGGAACGCCGCTGGTAGTGCGTCTGCTTCTGTACACGAGCAAGAACACCACGTGCGGCCAGCTGATCAACGCCACCCACACCAGGCCGCTGGACGTCAAGAAGAAAACCATCTTCGTCATCCACGGCTACCGGCCGTTTGGCTCCCCCCCTAACTGGCTGGCGATGGTGATCGAGACCATACTGGACGTGGACGATGTCAACCTCATCATCGTCGACTGGAACCGAGGCGCCACCACCATGGTTTACTCTGCCGCTGTCGCCAACACCAAGAAGGTGGCCGCCATCTTGGAACCCGTGATTCACAACATTCTG CATAACGGCGGCTCGCTGGACTTGATCCATATGATTGGCGTGAGTCTGGGCGCTCACATATCGGGTTTTGTCGGCAGCAGGTTCGATGGGAAGATCGGCCGGATAACAG GTCTGGACCCGGCGGGACCGCTGTTCACAGGGAAAGGAGTGGACGACAGGCTGGATCCGGCCGATGCCCAGCTGGTCGACGTTCTCCACACGGACATTGACG CTCTCGGCTACCGCGAGTTCCTGGGTCACATCGATTATTATGCGAATGGAGGAGCTGACCAGCCCGGCTGCCCGGCGACCATATTGGGTG GGAAACGTTATATGGTGTGTGACCACCAGAGGTCAGTCTATCTCTACGTCAACTCCATGAACATTTCCCGCAACATCACTGTATATCCATGTGGATCCTACGCAGAATTCCTGGATGCCCGCTGCACACGGAGAGACGGCACCTATCCCATATTTG GTTATCACCTTGAGAAGTGGAGAAACAGCAGCAGCGTCATGAAATTTCCGAATAAAGTCTTCTTTCAAACCTCCCCTGATGAACCCTTCTACA TGTTTTATTATCTTCTGGACATCGTTTCCTGGAACAAAAATCCCCGGAAAGGCTACATAACAATTGGACTAACAGGAAGAGATGGAACGGTGGTCAAGTCAGAAACTAATCA CCATGGGAAAAGCTTTGAGCGGTTCCGTGAGACGACGCTCCTCGTCAGCGTGGACAAGGACCCGGGGGACGTGACCGGCATCTCACTCACGTACAGCTCCTCCACCCTGGTGGAACACAAACTCACCCTG GGGCTGCTCCGCGTACGGCTGAGGTCACTGACCCACCCGCAGAG GCCTCACCTGTGCAGGTACGACGTGGCTCTGGAGAGGGATGAGGAGGTGAGGGTGGAACTCTTCCCGTGCCAGCAGCAGGAGATGTAG